Within the Mucilaginibacter sp. CSA2-8R genome, the region GGCTTCGCGCTTTGTGCATCCCGAAGATACCAACCGTTATGTAACAGCCCACGGAGTTTTACGGCAGTTACTTTCTGCACATACGGCAGTAGCCAGGCATCAGCTCCTATTTACTAAAAATGAGTTCGGCAAACCTGCCCTGATCATGAGCGATAGCAAAGCAGCTCTCCATTTTAACTTATCGCACTCCGGCCAGTATGTAATCATTGCTTTAAGTAAACACCCAATAGGAGCAGATGTTGAATATCTGAAACCTGACTTTAATTTTCATAGTTTATTGCCGCATTATTTTACAGCAGCTGAAACGCATTTTATCACCACCACATCAGCATCGCCACTCACTGCATTTTTTAGCGCCTGGACCCGCAAAGAGGCGCTCGGCAA harbors:
- a CDS encoding 4'-phosphopantetheinyl transferase superfamily protein — encoded protein: MPLITLTQTDNVKWEKADLVPHLKQDEVQVWRVLVPPAGAQIENYRSVMSVAEIDRASRFVHPEDTNRYVTAHGVLRQLLSAHTAVARHQLLFTKNEFGKPALIMSDSKAALHFNLSHSGQYVIIALSKHPIGADVEYLKPDFNFHSLLPHYFTAAETHFITTTSASPLTAFFSAWTRKEALGKGLGSGITENMQVLPSLNGIHSSTGLLVVNDWNVQTFRVDDVHMASVACSGNVREVRFFNFIH